One part of the Tunicatimonas pelagia genome encodes these proteins:
- the pckA gene encoding phosphoenolpyruvate carboxykinase (ATP) — MDFNLTQYGIDVKEILRNSSVPVLYEIGLRYEKGTAISDTGALLVYSGEKTGRSPKDKRIVRHPDSENNLDWGKINIELDEHTYKVNHERAIDYLNTRERLFVVDAFAGWDEKYRLKVRIVCHRAYHALFMQNMLIMPTEEELENFGTPDYVIFNGGGFPANRYTSEMTSKTSVDVNLEEKEIVILGTEYAGEMKKGIFSIMNYLMPLQDVLPMHCSANVGDEGDVSVLFGLSGTGKTTLSADPKRKLIGDDEHCWTDTGVFNIEGGCYAKAIDLSAENEPDIYNAIRYGTVLENVIYDPETRKVDYTDTSITQNTRASYPLNFIDNVQIPSIAGHANHVIFLTCDAFGVLPPICQLTPEQASYHFISGYTAKVAGTEMGVTEPQATFSACFGAAFMMWHPNRYAELLADKIKKHNAKAWLVNTGWTGGAHGVGSRIKLKYTRAIIDAIHNGDLEGVETRTDPNFGFEIPLSCPGVPSEILIPKDSWQDKDAFDTTKEKLVGLFQDNFKSFEASVNSEIVAAGPKAHKLA; from the coding sequence ATGGACTTTAATCTAACTCAGTACGGAATTGATGTAAAAGAAATCCTGAGAAACTCGAGTGTGCCGGTTCTCTATGAGATCGGTCTGCGATATGAAAAGGGAACCGCCATTTCGGATACTGGGGCACTACTTGTTTATTCCGGCGAGAAAACTGGCCGAAGCCCTAAAGATAAACGAATTGTTCGCCACCCCGATTCTGAAAACAACCTTGACTGGGGCAAGATCAACATCGAGTTAGACGAACATACCTATAAGGTAAACCACGAACGGGCTATCGATTATTTAAATACCCGAGAGCGGCTTTTTGTGGTAGATGCCTTTGCGGGGTGGGACGAAAAATACCGACTCAAAGTACGAATAGTCTGCCACCGAGCTTATCACGCGCTGTTTATGCAGAACATGCTGATTATGCCCACCGAGGAAGAACTAGAGAATTTCGGAACCCCCGATTATGTAATATTCAACGGCGGAGGCTTCCCGGCCAACCGCTACACATCGGAGATGACCTCCAAGACCAGTGTTGACGTAAATCTTGAAGAAAAAGAAATTGTCATCCTGGGTACTGAATATGCGGGTGAGATGAAAAAAGGCATTTTCTCCATTATGAACTACCTGATGCCTCTCCAAGATGTGTTACCTATGCACTGTTCGGCTAATGTGGGCGACGAGGGTGATGTTTCGGTTCTATTTGGGCTTTCCGGCACCGGTAAGACTACTTTGAGTGCTGATCCTAAGCGAAAATTAATCGGAGACGACGAACACTGCTGGACTGATACTGGGGTTTTTAATATTGAAGGAGGGTGCTACGCCAAAGCTATTGATCTTTCGGCGGAGAATGAGCCTGATATCTACAATGCCATCCGCTACGGCACAGTACTGGAAAATGTGATATACGATCCCGAAACCCGAAAAGTAGATTACACGGATACCTCTATCACCCAGAACACCCGAGCTTCTTACCCGCTCAATTTTATTGACAACGTTCAAATTCCCAGTATTGCCGGGCACGCCAATCATGTGATCTTCTTGACTTGTGATGCTTTTGGAGTATTGCCTCCGATTTGTCAGCTAACTCCCGAGCAGGCTTCCTACCACTTCATCTCCGGATACACCGCTAAGGTTGCCGGAACGGAAATGGGAGTGACCGAACCTCAGGCCACCTTCTCCGCTTGTTTCGGCGCGGCCTTCATGATGTGGCACCCCAACCGATACGCGGAGTTGCTAGCTGATAAAATTAAGAAGCACAACGCTAAGGCTTGGTTGGTGAATACCGGCTGGACTGGGGGAGCCCACGGAGTTGGTTCCCGGATAAAACTGAAGTATACGCGAGCAATTATTGATGCTATTCACAATGGTGATTTGGAAGGTGTTGAAACTAGAACTGATCCTAACTTTGGTTTTGAAATACCACTTAGCTGTCCGGGAGTTCCGTCTGAAATACTGATTCCCAAAGATAGCTGGCAGGATAAGGATGCTTTTGATACCACCAAAGAAAAGCTGGTCGGGTTGTTCCAAGATAATTTCAAATCGTTTGAGGCGAGTGTCAACTCAGAGATTGTTGCTGCCGGACCCAAAGCCCACAAGTTGGCGTAG
- a CDS encoding tRNA-(ms[2]io[6]A)-hydroxylase — translation MVQHKVELSVASSQAWLETVINDFDHFLQDHADCERKASAMAMSFVAKYPERHEIIPELIETGIEELEHFQQVYQLMQQRGVSLAAEMAPDLYIKQLMALGHGGTPQTRFRDRLLLASLIECRGCERFKMVSEAAEDSEVQRFYKLLWASEAKHSHIFIHMALRYFDEDEVLDRLDQLVEAEGNIVRSLPLKAALH, via the coding sequence ATGGTACAACACAAAGTAGAGTTATCGGTAGCTTCTAGTCAAGCTTGGCTAGAAACAGTAATAAATGATTTTGATCATTTTTTGCAAGATCACGCTGATTGCGAACGAAAAGCATCGGCAATGGCGATGAGTTTTGTTGCCAAATACCCCGAACGGCACGAAATAATCCCTGAACTAATTGAAACTGGCATTGAAGAGTTAGAGCATTTTCAGCAGGTGTACCAGCTAATGCAGCAGCGGGGAGTCTCTCTAGCAGCGGAAATGGCACCCGATCTCTACATCAAACAATTGATGGCACTGGGACACGGAGGTACGCCTCAAACTCGTTTTCGTGACCGCCTATTATTAGCCTCGCTGATCGAGTGTCGGGGATGTGAGCGGTTCAAAATGGTTAGTGAAGCCGCGGAAGATAGTGAGGTTCAGCGTTTTTATAAGCTGCTTTGGGCATCAGAAGCAAAGCACAGCCACATTTTTATCCATATGGCACTGCGCTATTTTGACGAGGATGAAGTTCTCGACCGATTAGACCAGCTTGTTGAAGCCGAAGGAAATATCGTGCGTAGTCTGCCTCTGAAAGCAGCCTTACACTAG
- a CDS encoding glycosyltransferase, with protein MPQPHLETTGQIYFKRFKCYPPQLASSLNPDTKVIWVVPCYDEPDIVATLRSLAANVSPQFPAEILIVINSSTDECSTVLERNRESKQQITQWIEQEQPSFLSCQIIHVDDLSPKHAGVGLARKIGMDEALRRFISVGYDGLIMNLDADCLVSANYLQRVEQAWLAQHPAVVTSYFEHDLSQIEQTELQQGIIHYELFLRYYISGLRYAEFPYAFHTVGSCMGCRASTYALSGGMNRRKAGEDFYFLHKVAPLGKLAKVTAATVYPSARTSNRVPFGTGKAQLDWLSHSSRHHALYHPQSFDDLKTFLTQIHHRYHHDINHAEPFPPSIQGFLQSQDFDQVWHQLLTNTRSWPVFRQRFFAWWDGFRVLKYIHYARDHFYPPLSAEEAGFRLLKKLRILRTNRSFTATELLIQYRQLDRHNN; from the coding sequence ATGCCTCAACCGCACCTCGAGACCACTGGCCAAATATACTTTAAAAGATTTAAATGCTACCCACCTCAACTAGCAAGTAGCCTCAACCCTGATACGAAGGTTATCTGGGTAGTTCCGTGTTACGACGAACCCGATATAGTAGCTACACTCCGATCGTTGGCCGCTAATGTCTCGCCTCAATTTCCAGCTGAGATACTGATCGTAATCAATAGCAGCACTGATGAATGTAGTACCGTACTTGAGCGAAACAGAGAAAGTAAGCAACAAATAACCCAGTGGATTGAACAAGAACAACCGTCGTTTCTCAGTTGCCAGATTATTCATGTTGATGACCTCTCCCCCAAACATGCCGGAGTAGGTTTAGCTCGTAAAATTGGGATGGATGAAGCACTGCGTCGCTTTATTTCTGTTGGCTACGATGGTCTAATTATGAACCTAGATGCTGACTGTTTGGTATCAGCCAACTATTTGCAACGTGTAGAGCAGGCCTGGCTCGCCCAGCACCCGGCAGTAGTAACCAGCTATTTTGAGCATGATTTATCTCAAATTGAACAGACTGAACTCCAGCAAGGAATTATTCACTACGAACTATTCTTGCGCTACTACATCAGTGGACTACGATATGCGGAGTTCCCTTATGCTTTTCATACGGTAGGCTCCTGCATGGGCTGCCGGGCTTCAACCTACGCATTGAGTGGGGGAATGAACCGTCGCAAGGCGGGAGAAGATTTTTATTTCTTACATAAAGTAGCTCCGCTCGGCAAGCTAGCCAAAGTAACCGCCGCCACCGTCTACCCTTCGGCTCGTACTTCTAATCGGGTTCCGTTTGGTACGGGTAAGGCTCAGCTCGATTGGCTATCGCACTCCAGCCGCCACCACGCGTTGTATCACCCACAGTCTTTTGATGATTTAAAAACGTTTCTTACGCAGATTCATCACAGGTATCACCACGATATTAATCATGCGGAGCCGTTTCCACCATCGATTCAAGGTTTTCTACAAAGTCAAGATTTTGACCAAGTGTGGCACCAGTTACTGACCAACACTCGTTCGTGGCCGGTGTTTCGTCAGCGTTTTTTTGCCTGGTGGGATGGGTTCCGGGTGTTAAAGTATATTCACTACGCGCGAGATCATTTTTATCCGCCACTTTCGGCCGAAGAGGCAGGATTTAGATTATTGAAAAAACTTCGTATATTAAGAACAAATAGATCGTTTACTGCTACCGAACTACTTATTCAGTACCGACAATTAGATAGGCACAATAATTGA
- a CDS encoding neutral/alkaline non-lysosomal ceramidase N-terminal domain-containing protein produces the protein MTGQKILGAIIGGTLIGFIIFFVLFQRVDYRPLSEQPYYQSALQQLDSSHFSVSQNGTFKSGWSKRNITPSQPAHLMGYGWKGDYQQVHDSLWVRALVLQLDTLTVGIVAYDLMLTPPLVAQQVKMALSDVGMDYVYFSATHTHKGYGGWEQGLGRELISGWHNPDLVGLLVTQTVAALREAYKRVLPSKIAYAQFELDSLVNNRLVHNGPVEPYLRAIYFQRADSTQAIFSSFAAHATFTDSKLKSLSADYPGELVRQLEDNPTVDFALFAAGAVGSHSPNKPNPFSYEKLQTYASHLATPLLSATDSLPYDSVTQLGFAEIDLPLGEAQLRITEKWRVRPQWFRHALGEHSPTISFLQLNKLKLVGTPGDFSGLLYNRIESAANPVIVTSFNGEYIGYLIPSDRYHLNHRETRSINWYGPYTGDYVTEIINEYLSLTSH, from the coding sequence ATGACCGGGCAAAAAATCCTTGGGGCAATCATCGGAGGAACACTCATTGGTTTTATTATTTTTTTCGTTCTGTTTCAGCGCGTTGATTATCGCCCCCTCTCTGAACAGCCCTATTATCAATCAGCGTTACAGCAACTAGATAGTTCTCACTTTTCTGTAAGTCAAAATGGTACGTTTAAATCTGGCTGGAGTAAGCGAAATATCACCCCATCTCAGCCCGCTCACCTAATGGGTTATGGCTGGAAAGGTGATTATCAACAGGTGCATGATTCGCTGTGGGTACGCGCCTTGGTACTGCAATTAGATACACTGACCGTAGGCATCGTAGCCTACGATTTGATGTTGACCCCACCGCTGGTTGCTCAACAAGTAAAGATGGCTTTATCAGATGTGGGAATGGATTACGTCTACTTCAGTGCTACTCATACGCATAAAGGGTACGGCGGTTGGGAGCAGGGCTTGGGGCGCGAACTAATTTCCGGTTGGCATAATCCTGATTTGGTAGGGCTGCTGGTCACCCAAACTGTTGCTGCGCTACGCGAGGCTTACAAACGGGTTTTGCCTAGCAAAATTGCGTACGCCCAATTTGAGCTAGATTCTTTGGTAAATAATCGATTGGTACACAACGGGCCAGTAGAGCCTTACCTACGAGCCATCTACTTTCAGCGAGCTGACAGTACCCAGGCAATCTTCAGTAGCTTTGCCGCTCACGCTACTTTTACCGATTCTAAATTGAAGAGCCTCTCGGCAGATTACCCGGGCGAACTGGTTAGGCAACTAGAAGATAACCCCACGGTTGACTTCGCTCTGTTTGCAGCTGGAGCGGTTGGGAGCCACAGCCCGAATAAACCCAATCCATTTTCTTATGAGAAGCTGCAAACTTACGCTAGCCATCTAGCAACTCCTTTACTATCGGCAACTGATAGTCTTCCCTACGACTCGGTAACCCAACTCGGATTCGCTGAGATCGACCTCCCCCTGGGCGAAGCCCAACTGCGAATTACTGAAAAATGGCGCGTTCGCCCACAGTGGTTTCGGCACGCTTTAGGAGAACATTCTCCTACCATCAGTTTTCTCCAGTTGAATAAATTGAAGCTAGTAGGTACTCCCGGCGATTTTTCTGGACTATTGTACAACCGCATTGAGTCAGCTGCTAACCCAGTTATTGTAACTAGCTTCAACGGTGAATACATTGGCTACCTCATTCCTTCGGATCGCTATCACCTTAACCACCGCGAAACCCGTAGCATTAATTGGTACGGGCCTTACACTGGCGATTACGTAACAGAAATTATCAATGAGTATTTATCGCTTACCTCCCACTAA
- a CDS encoding metal-dependent transcriptional regulator, which translates to MPTTTTHTVENYLKAIFHLSREQIGRVSTTQIADHLGVKSSTVTDMIRKLEEQQWVDYTKYQGVELNEKGKNIALSIIRKHRLWEVFLVETLGFAWDEVHEIAEQLEHIESEKLVNRLDDFLGNPKVDPHGDPIPDKDGVMDGGEHRLLSTLSVGETAKIVRVTQDEPTLLNFLSQQGLHLQTKVKVNSILDFDHSMILQVADQLISVSSKVASHIFVSGR; encoded by the coding sequence ATGCCCACTACTACAACCCATACAGTAGAAAACTACCTGAAAGCCATTTTCCATCTGTCACGAGAACAGATCGGGCGGGTGTCTACTACGCAAATTGCTGACCACTTGGGAGTGAAATCTTCTACAGTGACTGATATGATTCGTAAGCTGGAAGAGCAGCAATGGGTGGACTACACCAAATACCAAGGAGTAGAGCTAAACGAAAAGGGGAAAAATATTGCGTTGAGTATCATTCGAAAGCATCGGTTGTGGGAGGTGTTTTTGGTAGAAACGCTGGGTTTTGCCTGGGACGAAGTGCACGAAATTGCTGAGCAACTGGAACACATTGAATCGGAGAAACTTGTTAATCGCCTAGATGATTTTTTGGGGAACCCTAAAGTAGACCCGCACGGCGATCCTATTCCGGATAAAGACGGGGTGATGGACGGTGGCGAGCATCGCCTTCTTTCTACTCTCTCAGTGGGTGAAACCGCTAAAATTGTGAGAGTAACGCAAGATGAACCCACGCTGCTGAATTTCTTATCCCAACAGGGCCTACATCTGCAAACGAAAGTTAAGGTAAATAGTATCTTAGATTTCGATCATTCTATGATTCTTCAGGTAGCTGATCAGCTAATTAGCGTATCGAGCAAAGTGGCTAGTCATATTTTTGTTAGTGGGAGGTAA
- a CDS encoding GAF domain-containing protein, which yields MFSLSEDFKNKSIQVKLGSILSLFVVLTFLNCAAVKYFQNKQEADTHVVDIAGRNRMLVQRVGFLAQRIIRGQEDERPALREAIDLHDFSLKALKIGGVAPGFSNNQLLPPTDPQVIPTLLSAEKLWVPYKQRAETILKLPLHVDTVQSVGVLDSAGNMVQQAYPTQIVNPEVSAALAFIEKNAMDMLTRNNTLVKRYVLDSKRKQWASDAVLITVLLLNGLLVVIALYIVKKAVTNPAKIIKETTHRLAQGDLSKVKGYKSQDEIGQAVHNINAMVRHLAEAVTFAKQIGQGNYDKSIEVASDKDSLGQALLEMREQLQKAKEEDQKRNWMSDGLAKFSDLIMNSHDNLEELAHHTLSALIKHIEANQGALFIVNDENPEAPYLELVFTYAWGRKKYVQAKVEPGEDILGQAWLEQEIVYLEEIPSNYAKVRSGTGETDPSSILIVPAKVNDEVVAMLEIASLKVYTDYQQEFIQKVVERMASVIASLMVRQRTEVLLAKAQEQSEEMRTQEEAMRLSMEELEATQEEMARKEKEYQKTIAALKAGETNT from the coding sequence ATGTTTAGCTTATCCGAAGATTTTAAAAACAAAAGTATACAGGTAAAATTAGGAAGTATACTCAGTCTATTTGTCGTACTAACCTTTCTGAACTGTGCCGCAGTCAAGTATTTTCAAAACAAGCAGGAAGCAGATACCCATGTGGTAGACATTGCGGGTAGAAATCGAATGCTTGTCCAACGAGTTGGTTTTTTGGCTCAACGTATCATTAGGGGACAAGAAGATGAAAGGCCTGCATTGAGAGAAGCGATTGACCTACATGATTTTTCCCTTAAGGCTTTAAAAATAGGAGGGGTAGCCCCTGGTTTTAGCAACAATCAATTGCTTCCTCCTACTGATCCCCAAGTAATTCCCACACTATTATCTGCGGAAAAGCTTTGGGTACCTTACAAGCAACGAGCTGAAACTATATTGAAATTGCCCCTCCACGTAGACACAGTACAGTCGGTAGGCGTGCTTGATTCGGCTGGAAATATGGTGCAACAGGCATATCCTACGCAAATAGTAAACCCTGAGGTTTCAGCAGCTTTGGCGTTTATTGAAAAAAATGCGATGGATATGTTAACCAGAAATAACACACTAGTGAAGCGGTATGTACTGGATAGTAAGAGAAAACAATGGGCCTCTGACGCAGTCTTAATTACCGTTTTGCTACTAAACGGCTTGCTAGTAGTCATTGCCCTGTACATCGTTAAGAAGGCAGTAACCAACCCAGCTAAAATCATTAAGGAAACCACTCATCGGCTGGCACAGGGAGATTTATCAAAAGTAAAAGGCTACAAAAGTCAAGATGAAATAGGGCAAGCCGTGCACAATATCAATGCTATGGTACGTCATTTGGCCGAAGCAGTTACTTTTGCCAAACAGATTGGGCAAGGTAATTACGACAAAAGTATTGAAGTAGCAAGCGATAAGGATTCCCTCGGGCAAGCCCTCTTAGAGATGCGTGAGCAACTGCAAAAGGCGAAGGAAGAGGATCAGAAGCGAAACTGGATGTCGGACGGGTTAGCAAAATTTAGTGACCTCATTATGAATAGTCATGATAATTTAGAGGAGCTAGCGCACCATACTCTATCGGCTCTTATTAAGCATATAGAGGCTAACCAGGGGGCACTTTTTATTGTTAATGATGAAAATCCGGAAGCACCCTATCTTGAACTGGTTTTCACGTATGCTTGGGGGAGAAAAAAATATGTACAAGCCAAGGTAGAACCTGGCGAAGATATTCTTGGGCAAGCGTGGTTAGAACAAGAGATCGTATACCTAGAAGAAATACCCAGCAATTATGCGAAGGTGAGGTCAGGTACCGGCGAAACCGATCCATCCAGTATATTGATTGTGCCAGCGAAAGTAAATGATGAGGTGGTTGCTATGTTAGAGATTGCCTCGCTAAAAGTATACACTGACTATCAGCAAGAGTTCATTCAGAAAGTAGTAGAAAGAATGGCTTCGGTAATAGCTTCCCTTATGGTTAGGCAGCGTACGGAGGTGCTACTGGCCAAAGCCCAAGAGCAATCAGAAGAAATGCGAACGCAGGAAGAGGCCATGCGGTTGAGTATGGAAGAGCTTGAAGCAACACAGGAAGAAATGGCTAGAAAAGAAAAAGAATACCAAAAAACGATTGCGGCACTAAAAGCAGGTGAAACCAATACCTAG
- a CDS encoding glycosyltransferase family 2 protein gives MQIIEVLWWLCLSLVVYTYVGYGIILRLLVGLKRLREKQREFIDYQEFCPETTIVVAAYNEAGFIDEKIQNTLQLDYPPNKRQVVIVTDGSTDATPDIVRQYSEIKLLHQPERRGKIAAVHRTMKEVNTPVVIFTDANTYLNPEAIRNIVRHYQNPQIGGVAGEKRIHVAEKDSASGAGEGFYWKYESALKTWDAELYSVVGAAGELFSVRTELYENIPQDTVIEDFYLTLRIAQKGYRIAYEPDAYAQEGPSASVKEELKRKIRIAAGGIQAIVRLKALLNIFRYGTLSFQYISHRVLRWTVTPFALVLVFVLNILLYNYRGFYQLTFYGQIFFYVAALVGYILANKSIKIKAFFIPYYFFIMNYAVFRGIIRYLKGNQSVTWERAERANVK, from the coding sequence TTGCAAATTATTGAGGTTCTCTGGTGGCTTTGCCTTTCGCTGGTAGTCTACACGTACGTAGGCTACGGAATTATCCTTCGTCTGTTGGTTGGCCTAAAAAGATTGAGAGAAAAACAGCGTGAGTTTATTGATTATCAGGAATTCTGCCCGGAGACGACTATTGTAGTCGCTGCTTACAATGAAGCCGGTTTTATTGATGAAAAGATTCAGAATACTCTTCAGCTAGATTATCCCCCGAATAAACGGCAAGTGGTAATCGTTACCGATGGTTCAACCGACGCAACCCCCGATATTGTTCGTCAGTACTCTGAAATAAAACTGCTGCACCAACCCGAACGACGAGGGAAAATTGCTGCGGTACATCGTACAATGAAGGAGGTAAACACCCCTGTTGTCATTTTCACGGATGCTAATACCTACTTGAATCCTGAAGCTATTCGCAATATTGTTCGTCATTATCAAAACCCTCAGATTGGTGGGGTAGCCGGAGAGAAGCGAATTCATGTAGCTGAGAAAGACTCCGCTAGTGGAGCGGGTGAAGGATTCTACTGGAAGTACGAATCAGCCCTGAAAACCTGGGATGCCGAACTGTATTCAGTAGTAGGCGCAGCGGGTGAGCTATTTTCTGTCCGAACCGAACTCTACGAAAACATTCCGCAGGATACAGTAATTGAAGATTTCTATCTGACGCTTAGAATAGCCCAAAAAGGCTACCGTATTGCTTATGAACCCGATGCTTATGCTCAGGAAGGCCCTTCAGCCTCAGTGAAGGAAGAACTCAAGCGTAAAATCAGAATTGCGGCTGGGGGCATTCAGGCCATTGTCCGGCTAAAGGCTTTGTTGAATATTTTTCGCTACGGCACTCTTAGCTTCCAGTATATCTCTCACCGAGTGTTGCGCTGGACGGTTACTCCGTTTGCTCTGGTATTAGTTTTTGTCTTAAATATTTTGCTCTACAACTACCGGGGCTTTTATCAGCTAACATTTTACGGGCAAATATTCTTTTACGTAGCAGCTTTGGTCGGTTACATTCTGGCAAATAAATCAATCAAAATTAAAGCCTTTTTTATTCCTTACTACTTTTTTATTATGAACTACGCTGTGTTCCGGGGAATCATCAGGTATTTAAAGGGTAATCAATCCGTGACTTGGGAGCGAGCTGAAAGAGCAAATGTTAAGTAG
- a CDS encoding SDR family oxidoreductase, with protein sequence MQNLENKVALVTGGSKGIGYGVAEALMKQGMKVAITSRSQSSADEAAEKLNQASNGQALGLEADVRSMESQQQAVDKLLSEWGQLDLLVANAGLGHFASIEDLTPEQWNETIDTNLTGVFYSIKASLDAMKTSKGYIITISSLAGTNFFAGGSAYNASKFGLTGFTQAAMLDLRQHGIKVSTIMPGSVATYFNNHQPNSEDHWKIQIEDLGQMVVDLMHMHPRTLPSKVEVRPSQPPQK encoded by the coding sequence ATGCAAAATTTAGAAAATAAAGTTGCCTTAGTTACCGGAGGGAGCAAGGGAATTGGCTACGGAGTGGCTGAAGCCTTAATGAAACAAGGAATGAAAGTGGCCATCACTAGTCGCTCCCAGTCCAGCGCCGATGAGGCTGCGGAAAAACTTAACCAAGCTAGCAACGGACAAGCCCTGGGGCTAGAGGCCGATGTGCGAAGTATGGAATCGCAGCAGCAAGCAGTAGATAAACTACTCAGCGAATGGGGGCAGTTAGATCTATTAGTCGCGAATGCTGGCTTAGGTCATTTTGCCTCTATTGAAGATTTAACACCTGAGCAGTGGAACGAAACTATTGACACCAACCTGACCGGAGTATTCTACAGTATCAAGGCTAGCTTAGATGCGATGAAAACTTCAAAAGGCTACATTATCACGATTTCTAGTTTGGCGGGGACAAACTTCTTTGCGGGTGGGTCAGCTTACAATGCTAGTAAGTTTGGTTTAACTGGGTTTACCCAAGCGGCAATGCTCGATTTGCGCCAGCACGGAATTAAAGTTTCAACCATTATGCCAGGTTCAGTAGCTACCTACTTTAACAATCATCAACCCAATAGTGAAGATCACTGGAAAATTCAGATTGAAGACTTGGGGCAGATGGTGGTGGATTTAATGCATATGCATCCGCGTACCCTACCGAGTAAAGTAGAGGTGCGCCCGAGCCAACCGCCGCAGAAGTAA
- a CDS encoding saccharopine dehydrogenase family protein, with the protein MSKVLIIGAGGVGNVVAHKCAEVSSIFSEILLASRTKTKCDRIAERVRKKFPSAVITTAQVDADHVMDLVALMKEFEPQLVINVALPYQDLTIMDACLTMKVHYLDTANYEPRDVAKFEYKWQWDYRDRYEQAGIMALLGCGFDPGVTGVFTAHAQKHYFNEIHYLDIVDCNAGDHGKAFATNFNPEINIREITQNGRYWEKGQWVETEPLEIHQPVDYPEIGERESYLLYHEELESLTQNIPHLKRARFWMTFSPQYITHLQVLENVGMTRIDPVKFRGQEIIPLEFLKALLPEPSSLGEDYQGQTSIGCQIKGLKDGKEKTYYVYNNCDHAQTYQEVGAQAVSYTTGVPAMIGAMLMLTKQWMRPGVYNVEELNPDPFMQALNQYGLPWHERVNEPLAFDYPK; encoded by the coding sequence ATGAGCAAAGTTTTAATTATTGGAGCTGGCGGAGTAGGCAACGTGGTGGCTCACAAATGTGCCGAGGTATCATCTATATTCAGCGAAATACTATTGGCTAGTCGTACAAAGACTAAATGTGACCGAATTGCCGAACGAGTTCGCAAAAAGTTTCCTTCGGCTGTAATCACTACTGCCCAAGTGGATGCTGACCACGTGATGGATTTGGTAGCCTTGATGAAGGAGTTTGAACCTCAGCTAGTAATTAACGTGGCTCTGCCGTACCAGGACTTAACCATTATGGATGCTTGCCTCACCATGAAGGTACATTACCTGGATACGGCAAATTATGAACCGCGCGACGTAGCCAAGTTTGAGTACAAGTGGCAGTGGGATTACCGTGATCGCTACGAACAAGCCGGAATTATGGCCTTGCTAGGTTGCGGTTTTGACCCAGGCGTAACCGGGGTGTTCACGGCTCACGCTCAGAAGCATTATTTCAATGAGATTCACTATCTGGATATTGTAGATTGCAATGCCGGAGACCACGGCAAAGCGTTTGCTACTAATTTCAACCCTGAAATAAATATTCGGGAGATTACGCAAAACGGACGCTACTGGGAAAAGGGGCAGTGGGTAGAAACTGAACCACTAGAAATTCATCAGCCAGTTGATTATCCCGAAATAGGGGAGCGGGAATCTTACTTGCTGTACCACGAAGAGCTAGAATCGCTTACCCAAAATATTCCGCACCTCAAGCGCGCTCGCTTCTGGATGACGTTCTCGCCCCAGTATATTACTCACTTGCAAGTGCTGGAAAACGTAGGCATGACCCGCATTGATCCCGTAAAATTTAGGGGGCAAGAGATTATTCCGCTGGAGTTTCTGAAGGCACTGTTGCCTGAACCATCTTCCTTGGGTGAAGATTATCAAGGACAAACGTCTATTGGTTGCCAAATTAAGGGACTAAAGGATGGAAAGGAGAAAACGTACTACGTATACAACAACTGTGATCACGCCCAAACCTATCAGGAGGTAGGTGCCCAGGCAGTTTCCTACACTACCGGAGTTCCCGCCATGATTGGAGCGATGTTAATGTTAACTAAGCAGTGGATGCGCCCTGGAGTCTATAATGTAGAAGAGCTTAACCCTGACCCGTTTATGCAAGCGCTGAACCAGTACGGTTTACCCTGGCACGAGCGAGTGAATGAGCCGCTGGCTTTTGACTATCCTAAGTAG
- a CDS encoding MarR family winged helix-turn-helix transcriptional regulator produces MQIEEEIQQTNFKNPLHKAVLNVKFTANWLSGISLPIFKKYGISEEQFNVLRILKGQYPTPSSLQLITERMLNRMSNVTRLVEKLRVNGYVTREICPENRRRVNILITKKGLNLLEQVSPEIDLVLNQDNQLTDTEIKTLNQLLDKIRQ; encoded by the coding sequence ATGCAAATTGAGGAAGAGATTCAGCAGACGAACTTTAAGAACCCGCTACATAAGGCGGTGCTGAACGTTAAGTTTACAGCCAACTGGTTGTCTGGTATTTCATTGCCCATCTTCAAAAAGTACGGTATTTCTGAAGAGCAGTTCAATGTACTTCGCATTCTCAAGGGGCAGTATCCCACCCCCTCCTCTCTCCAACTCATTACCGAACGGATGCTCAACCGCATGTCGAACGTTACTCGTCTGGTAGAGAAACTCAGAGTTAATGGGTATGTTACTCGGGAAATTTGCCCCGAAAATCGACGCCGGGTTAATATCTTAATCACTAAGAAAGGACTCAATTTACTGGAGCAAGTATCGCCGGAAATTGACTTGGTACTGAATCAAGACAACCAACTTACTGACACTGAGATAAAAACCCTGAATCAATTACTGGACAAGATTCGTCAGTAA